The region TCCGGCAAAAACATAATGAATAACGAGGCGTGTATTGCCCTCGCTATCGCACTAGAAGATGATCCGATGAAGATCATCATGGCGGCAGACTTAGACCGAGCAGAACGCAGCGGCCATAAGTCATTGTGGGAAGTTTTTTCGAAACAAGCCGCGATGGCAACCGGTGCAGTTGTTTTGGGCGGTGTCACTCTTTTATTGTCGCCTACCCCCTCGGAAGCCGCGTCACTAAGCCATGCCGCAGGTCCGAACGATTTACATTATGTAAAATTTGCTCCAATGTTTAATATGTTCGCCAGCGACGCTATCCCTTTGATTTTATTATGTTTGAAAGATGACCCTATTCACATAGGTTCCAATCTTTCAATTGTTCACAAAAGTCTGTAAGCAATTGAATTTAAAAGATTTAATAATTATTTGAAAATACTTGCTTGCCCTGATGTGACCAAGCGTCAATATATGGCTATGCAAATATATTCTTCACGACTTGCCGACGGTCGACGGTTGCCAATCCTTTTTCGAACGACGCCGTCAAAGCCATTCTTAGTTCCATTTCTATTCGTCACGTTAAAACGCTGTTGATTTGCGTCGAAAACTGACCCACTTAGCCGCATAATTTGCACCGAGAATTGACCCACGTATAGAACACAATTCTGCTTATGACCGTAAGCAGGAGATCGGAGTGATAGACGTGGCATTACTTGGAATTATTCGACGCTGGCACCTTCGTGACCAGGTCCCATTGCGAGAGATCGCCAGGCGTTTAGGTATCTCACGTAACACCGTCAGGCGATACATTCGCGCGGAAACCATTGAGCCAGCCTATGCAGACAGGCGTCCCCGAAGCTCTTTGGACAAGTACACATTCAAACTCTCGGCTTGGTTAAAGACCGAAGCGGCTAAGTCACGCAAGCAACGCCGGACGTTAAAACAGCTCCATTTGGAGCTGCGAGCATTGGGGTATGAGGGGTCGTATGATCGTGTCGCAGCCTTCGCCAGACGGTGGAAGGTGGATCAATTGGAGAGGGTCAGTTCCGCGAGCAAATCAACAATTTTTCACCCAAGAAACAGTCTTGGTGTCAGCCCCACTCGTTATTTGAAAATCTGCCTGGGCAAGCCGGCCTGCCTCTGGCTTCTCGAAAGCGTTGGAGCGCACATCCTCCGTGATGTCTCTGGCTCGACAAGCTCTCTTTAGAACCCGCGCATAACCCGATTTACCAGCTCCGTTTGGGCCATAGATGACCGTCATTCCCTTTGGAGCGAAGGTAAGCGTCTGTGCCGGCGCAAGCCTGTTGACGTTACTCACGTTGCTCATGGAGACGAGCACAGCGGCATCGGCCTTGGCTGCGACAATGGGCAGGTGTTCTGCTGCCAAAGGCTGCGGTTGACGACTTTGTGGATCCGCAACTCCGTTGCCAGCTTTGAGCATGGCATAGAGGTCATCCAGATCATCCGCGGTCATCTGCTGATGGAATAGTCGACGGACTGCATCCTGCTGCCACGGTTTCAGATTAGCCTGCGACCATGCAAGAATATCTTGTAGAACGGCCATGTGAGCTCCCCCTTTGCGATGGATTTTTGATTTTTCTCAACAGCACTTGCCGCTCAATTCTCTCATCTTATGAAAGTCCATTGTTGAGCTCGTAGCGTTTCACAATCGTCCATCACATTTTTTATCCACAATATTGAAAAACAATTTTAGTAATTTTTTTGCTGAAAAATTTCGTAAAAATTTGCCTCTGCGCGTGAAATAAACTTTTTCCAAGATAAAAATTTTAATTTTTTTTTGTGTCTTTTTAGTGCGAAAACTCATCTGAAAATTCACCTCCTTGGTGAATTCTGAGTGAAAAAAAACATCACCGAAAAAGTGTTTTTTTGCACAATTCGGTGCGTGATTGATTGCACAAAAATGTGGCAGGAACCGTGCTCTTAAAGATCATGACACAGAGCCATAAGCAGCTGAAATTCGATGCTGCTTGGTGCAGTATCCATAATCCCTGCAACAGGCGTAATACAGATACTGCAAAGAACATTACCTCACATTTAAAGGCTCCATCATGACTATCAGCATCACCCCATCTTCTTCCAGCCATGCAGACTACACGCAGGCCGCCTCCGAACCTTCGGAGAACACCAGGCGCCCTGCTCCTCTGACTGTGCCGAAGAATGCAACCAGCATGGAAAAAAACAGTGCTATCGCGCGGCAACTGCGGGCTCGCAATTTGACCACCAAGATCAATATCGCCAATCGCGACGACGCCAACGGCGGCGGCCGTGACTGGGATCACAAAACGATTCAGGAGCTGAGCGGCCGCGAAACGGTAATCGTGGCATCGCCTAAACAGAAAGACCTGGAAGTCGATGTCGCAACCGAATTTGCCAAAAGTAAAGGCATCCCCCTCAAGCCGTTCCAGTGGTCTCATCAGCGCAATGTTCCTTTCAAGGTCGGTACTCCGGAAGTACGCGAAGATGGTAAATCGGGAGAGGGCCTGCTGTTAATTCCTGGCGGCCCAGTGAGCTTGCCGACAGAGGTCAACGGCACGCCAGGCATGCCGGATGCAAATCACTTGGGAGAGCAAAGCACATTGCGTTATCCGCCTAAGACTGAGGCACGTGGACGCTCTTCCCTTGAGCGATTGGCACATCAGCGAAATCTGGTCGACGATGCGCGACTGAACGGCCAGCCTATTATGGCAATCTGCGGTGGTTCGTGGCACGTGGTCAGCGCTTTTGGCGGCAATACCGTGACCTCTCCCGATTACGAGGCGCATCATACCGCCGACATGCCTTCGATTGTGCCTATCCCTTCCGCGGACGGCTCCTCGGCACAAATGGGTGTCGCCCATGGCACCATCATGCAACATCCGATCAGCGTAAAGCAGGATTCGCTGCTGGCTCAGACCATGCGCCGTGATGGCGCCGCGCAGGATATCAATGTCAATTCGGTGCACTGGTCGGAAGTACTCAGTACCCACTATCAGGATGAAAATGCGGTAACTCAGGTCGGTATCGCTGGTACGGACCCTGTTTCCCGGCGACCTACCAGCGAGCTGCTCGACATCAATGCCAAGATCAGTTCAGACGAACCGAACCGCGCGACGATAGAAGGTTTTGAATCACGTCACGGTGCCCCGATACTGGCGGTCCAGTGGCATCCCGAGGCACTGGCGGGCAGCCCGGTAGAACATCCTAAGGGGCTCCCTTCGACCTCGGGATTCGTCGATGCCGATTATGAAACCGAGCGTAGTCGTGCGGTGGCACAGATCAATGCCATGGCGCAGACTGGCGACGCCTATGCCGCACGTCGTGAAATGACACGCGAGTTCAAGGAGCAAGTCGCCACTGGTCAGATTCCCAAAGCCCCTGTGACCTCGGAATAATCGACCGACTCGGATCCAATTGAGAGAAGTGACAGCGGGCGTGGAATGCATCATGCCGCGCCCGCATCGTCACGCAGGTTTTCTAACTGCCGGGAAAGAACGGTTTTCCCAATGATGCCGGTGCATTCTTGCGCATCAGTTGTGGGTCGCGGGAAATCACCACCAGTACTACCACGGTTGCCAGATACGGCAGCGAGGCCAGCAATGGAGTCGGAATACTGAGGACGGGCGAATTTTGCAGTTGAAATTGCAGGGCCATCAATGCGCCAAACAGCAAGGCCCCTAGCAGCAGGCGCCCCGGACGCCAGGTCGCAAACACCACAAGCCCGAGGGCAATCCAGCCCAGACCGACGGTCATTTGCTCCTGCCACAGGTGCAGATACACGACTGAATAATATCCGCCGGCGAGACCTGCCATGATGCCCCCGAACAGGGTGGCACCAAAGCGCACGCGCACTACCGAATAGCCCAGTGCATGCGCGGAATCAGGCGACTCTCCGACCGCGCGCAACACAAGTCCGGCGCGTGTCCGGGTGAGAAACCACCAGATCGCAGGGACAGTGAGCAACGCCAGATAGACGAGCGGCGTTTGATGAAACAAGGCTGGACCAAGCACCGGAATATCTACCAGCAAGGGAATCGACCATGGCGAAATGGTCTGCTGAATGGTCGCAGCGGTAAACGGCTGGCCGACATAAGCCGATAGACCTATACCGAGCATGCTTAATGCCAGACCGACGGCAACCTGATTCGCCAGCATCACCAGCACCAGCAAACCAAACAGCGCCGCCATCAACATGCCAGCCATGCCGGCTGCCAACAAGCCGAGCCATTGATGGCCGCTCACTACCGTTATGGCATAACCGGTCACGGCACCAATGAGCATCATGCCCTCGACGCCGAGGTTGAGTACCCCAGAGCGCTCGCTCACCAGTTCCCCCAAACCGGCCAGCAGTAGCGGCACCGCAATCACCAGCGTGTTTGACAGCAGCACGATCGCTTGTGTTGAGTTCATGGTGCCTGCTCCCCGGCGTACGAGATGGCTGTAGACGCAGTTCGGGTTGCCGGCACCCGGCGCAACCGATAGGTGATCAGCAAATCGCAAGCTAGCAAGGTAAAGAGCAGCAAACCTTGGAATACCGAGCTGATCGATTTGGGTAACTGCAAGGCAGTCTGTCCAGCTTCACCGCCTAAATACAGCAAGGCCATCAACAAACTTGCCAACGCCACGCCGACAGGATGCAGACGACCAACGAAGGCCACGATAATCGCAGTGAAGCCGTAGCCAGGTGACCAGTTTGACTGCAATTGGCCGATGGTGCCGGCTACCTCGCTGACGCCGGCAAGGCCAGCCAAACCGCCACTGCTTAGCAAGGCGAGCCAAACCGCGCCGGCATCGGAAAAGCCGGCGTAACGTGCGGCCATGGGAGCCATTCCTCCGACCGTCATGCGGTACCCCATGAAACTGCGTTGCATGAAAATCCACGCCACTGGCAACACCAGCAATACGATCAGCACCGAACTGTTTAAACGCGTGCCTTCCCAGAATGACCAGTGCCAATCTACCGGCAGCAACGCAAAGGTGGCCTGTTCAGAAAATTCTTTGGTCAATGGAAAATTCATGCCTTGAGGATCGCGCCAGGGACCGCTGACCAGATAGATCAGCAGATTGGCAGCAATATAGGTGAACATCAAACTCACCAGAATTTCATTGGTATTGAAACGGGTGCGCAGCAAGGCCGGTATCGCTGCCCATAGCATGCCTCCGAGAACGCTGGCAGCCAGCATGATCGGCATGATCCAGGCGCCGGAATCCGGCTTGAAGAATAGCGCCACGCCGCTGGCCGCCATGCCACCTACCAGCATCTGGCCTTCGGCGCCGATGTTCCAGATATTGGCACGATAACAAAGCGACAGGCCGATCCCGATCAGGCACAGCGGTGCCGCCTTCAACAGCAGTTCAGCCCAACCGTTGCGGTCGCTCAACGGGTCGATGAAAAAGACCCGCATCGCCGCAGATGGCGACTGGCCGAGTGCGCCGAATACGATCCAGCCGATCACGAACGTGATCACCCCGGCCGCCAGCGGCGAAAGAAATTGCATGACGCGCGAAGGAGATGTTCGCGGTTCCAAGCGAAACGGCAGGAACATGGATCTGCTTTGATAGAGAGGACGGTGCGTCATGGCGTTGCAGTGATTGGAGAGACTTCCCCCGGGAAGAACGGCAGCGCGAATGGCCGGATTTGTTCAAACGCCCGCGCCGCCTGCAATACCCGTTTATCGCCGTGGCGGGGACCGACAATCTGCAAGGCCACCGGCAAGCCGTTGACATCAAATCCACAAGGCACCGCCGCCGCCGGTTGCTGAGTCATGTTGAACATGTAAGTGAACGGACTCCAGTCGAGCCACTCGCGCATGCCGCGCCCCGGCGGTACGTCGCTGCCGCAATCGAAGGCCGTGACCGCCAGTTGCGGCGTTATCAGCAGGTCGAATTTTTCGTGGAACAGGTTCATCTCGCGTCCCATTTCTTCGCGCGCGCCAAATGCGCGGATCAATGTCTGTACGCTATGCCGCGCGCCGCGCTTCGCATTGCGCACCAGGCCTGGATCGAGAAAGGCCTGTTGCTGCGGGCTGAAATTATCCAGGCTAGCCGCCAGGCTGGACTCGTAGATGACTTCAAAAGCCGCGCGAGGATCGGTAAATTCATCTTTCACTTCAGTGACGATGGCACCTTGCTCGACAAATACCTTAAGCGCCTCTTCCACCACCTGCAACACCTCCGGGTCGGCCTGCGCACCGCCCAGTGTACGGCAATAGCCGATGCGCCAGCCGGCGATGCCGGCATCGAGGTCGGCCGCATAACGAGGCTCTGGATCGCCGGTGGCGAGCCATTCACGCGGATCATAGTGCGTGATGGCGTCCATCATCAAGGCCGCTTCAAATACCGTCTTGGTCAGCGGACCGGTGTGCGAACAATTGATCAGCAGTCCTTGCGGATACGCTGGTACGCGGCCATAGGTCGGCTTCAAGCCGAACACGCCGCAGAATGCCGCCGGAATACGGATCGAACCGGCGCCGTCGGAGCCGATGTTGAGTATCGACAGACGCGCCGCCGCAGCAATTGCAGCGCCGCCGCTGCTGCCGCCGCAGTTCTTGTCTGCGTTCCACGGATTGCGGCTTTCGCCGCTCAAGGTGCTGCGCGTGACGCCATTCCAGGAAAATTCACACAGATTGGTTTTGCCAACGAAGACGGCGCCGCCTTCGCGTAGCCGCTGTGCCGCCGGCGCATCTTCGGTGGCCAGCCTTGCGGGGTCGGTAGTGACCGAGCCGCTGCGCGTGGAAAAACCACGCAGGGGCCACTGATCCTTCAACGATGCAGGCAAGCCGTCAAAAGCGCTCAGTGGTGCGCAGGCCAGCCAGCGCTGTTCGGACGCCACGGCTGCTTGCATGGCGCCTTCGTAGTCGACAATCCGGAATGCCTTGTAGAGCGGATCAAGGCGGTCAATACGCGCCAAGAAATCAGCAATCACATGCACCGGCGAAAAATCACCGTTTCGATAACCCGCCAACAGTGCGGGAGCCGACATATCGCAATAGTCCATAACGTCGTTCCTGAGTAGTGACAACAATACCGCCGTGCATGGCTGATGCAG is a window of Herbaspirillum hiltneri N3 DNA encoding:
- a CDS encoding amidase → MDYCDMSAPALLAGYRNGDFSPVHVIADFLARIDRLDPLYKAFRIVDYEGAMQAAVASEQRWLACAPLSAFDGLPASLKDQWPLRGFSTRSGSVTTDPARLATEDAPAAQRLREGGAVFVGKTNLCEFSWNGVTRSTLSGESRNPWNADKNCGGSSGGAAIAAAARLSILNIGSDGAGSIRIPAAFCGVFGLKPTYGRVPAYPQGLLINCSHTGPLTKTVFEAALMMDAITHYDPREWLATGDPEPRYAADLDAGIAGWRIGYCRTLGGAQADPEVLQVVEEALKVFVEQGAIVTEVKDEFTDPRAAFEVIYESSLAASLDNFSPQQQAFLDPGLVRNAKRGARHSVQTLIRAFGAREEMGREMNLFHEKFDLLITPQLAVTAFDCGSDVPPGRGMREWLDWSPFTYMFNMTQQPAAAVPCGFDVNGLPVALQIVGPRHGDKRVLQAARAFEQIRPFALPFFPGEVSPITATP
- a CDS encoding ABC transporter permease, with the protein product MFLPFRLEPRTSPSRVMQFLSPLAAGVITFVIGWIVFGALGQSPSAAMRVFFIDPLSDRNGWAELLLKAAPLCLIGIGLSLCYRANIWNIGAEGQMLVGGMAASGVALFFKPDSGAWIMPIMLAASVLGGMLWAAIPALLRTRFNTNEILVSLMFTYIAANLLIYLVSGPWRDPQGMNFPLTKEFSEQATFALLPVDWHWSFWEGTRLNSSVLIVLLVLPVAWIFMQRSFMGYRMTVGGMAPMAARYAGFSDAGAVWLALLSSGGLAGLAGVSEVAGTIGQLQSNWSPGYGFTAIIVAFVGRLHPVGVALASLLMALLYLGGEAGQTALQLPKSISSVFQGLLLFTLLACDLLITYRLRRVPATRTASTAISYAGEQAP
- a CDS encoding ATP-binding protein codes for the protein MAVLQDILAWSQANLKPWQQDAVRRLFHQQMTADDLDDLYAMLKAGNGVADPQSRQPQPLAAEHLPIVAAKADAAVLVSMSNVSNVNRLAPAQTLTFAPKGMTVIYGPNGAGKSGYARVLKRACRARDITEDVRSNAFEKPEAGRLAQADFQITSGADTKTVSWVKNC
- a CDS encoding ABC transporter permease produces the protein MNSTQAIVLLSNTLVIAVPLLLAGLGELVSERSGVLNLGVEGMMLIGAVTGYAITVVSGHQWLGLLAAGMAGMLMAALFGLLVLVMLANQVAVGLALSMLGIGLSAYVGQPFTAATIQQTISPWSIPLLVDIPVLGPALFHQTPLVYLALLTVPAIWWFLTRTRAGLVLRAVGESPDSAHALGYSVVRVRFGATLFGGIMAGLAGGYYSVVYLHLWQEQMTVGLGWIALGLVVFATWRPGRLLLGALLFGALMALQFQLQNSPVLSIPTPLLASLPYLATVVVLVVISRDPQLMRKNAPASLGKPFFPGS
- a CDS encoding gamma-glutamyl-gamma-aminobutyrate hydrolase family protein (Members of this family of hydrolases with an active site Cys residue belong to MEROPS family C26.); the encoded protein is MTISITPSSSSHADYTQAASEPSENTRRPAPLTVPKNATSMEKNSAIARQLRARNLTTKINIANRDDANGGGRDWDHKTIQELSGRETVIVASPKQKDLEVDVATEFAKSKGIPLKPFQWSHQRNVPFKVGTPEVREDGKSGEGLLLIPGGPVSLPTEVNGTPGMPDANHLGEQSTLRYPPKTEARGRSSLERLAHQRNLVDDARLNGQPIMAICGGSWHVVSAFGGNTVTSPDYEAHHTADMPSIVPIPSADGSSAQMGVAHGTIMQHPISVKQDSLLAQTMRRDGAAQDINVNSVHWSEVLSTHYQDENAVTQVGIAGTDPVSRRPTSELLDINAKISSDEPNRATIEGFESRHGAPILAVQWHPEALAGSPVEHPKGLPSTSGFVDADYETERSRAVAQINAMAQTGDAYAARREMTREFKEQVATGQIPKAPVTSE